AAAAATTTCCAACGGATATTTAAGGTGTTTCAAAAGGTAGACGATAAAGATTCACAGAGCCATGGGATTGGATTAGCGGTATGTAAAAAAATTGTTGAAACTCATTTTGGAGAGATAGATATAGAAAGTCAAGTGGGTCAGGGTACCATTTTTCATTTTAGTATTAGCAAACAACTGTTATAGGGTAAGTTTCAAGCGATGATTGATTTTTATCAGCGTAGAAAAAGTCCGAGCTTGCATCATAATCAAAAGATGTCTTTCTGGAGTAAGACATAAAAATAATAGCTTTTACCCAATGAGTTTCAATAGTACCATCAGCCTTAAAATTTTATTAGTAGAAGATAATCTTGGAGACCAATTTCTTGTAAGACAATATTTAATGGAGGAATTTCCAAAATTAAGCTTAGATATTGCTGCAAATTTCAGGGATTCAAAAACTTTGCTATCTAAATCAACCCAACCATACAAAGTAATTTTAC
This is a stretch of genomic DNA from Marivirga harenae. It encodes these proteins:
- a CDS encoding sensor histidine kinase gives rise to the protein MLFTRLLQNLVQNSIKYRASERPKIIIMARESRFSYLFSVEDNGIGISEKNFQRIFKVFQKVDDKDSQSHGIGLAVCKKIVETHFGEIDIESQVGQGTIFHFSISKQLL